In Amycolatopsis sp. EV170708-02-1, the following are encoded in one genomic region:
- a CDS encoding helix-turn-helix transcriptional regulator: protein MTADSRVAEVRRHELAAFLRSRRERITPDQVGLPISGRRRTPGLRREEVAQLAGVGVTWYTWLEQGRDINASEQVLDAISRTLRLDPHEHTHLFTLAGAPEPPLEKDCKLLSQNIHRMMGKLEPFPVCVRNARCDILAYNRAYDWLMGGLDDIPFEERNTLIQCLTNPEWRRRLPDWELNLPRVVAGFRAAMAEHIAEPAWKNLVKRLRQESDLFERMWKEHDVSTERIVLKRYLHPDAGLLRFEFSYLYLGRRSEISLATLTPADEETAAKLPSSF, encoded by the coding sequence ATGACCGCCGATTCGCGAGTGGCCGAGGTGCGACGGCACGAACTGGCCGCCTTCCTCCGCAGCCGTCGCGAGCGCATCACCCCCGACCAGGTCGGCCTGCCGATCAGCGGCAGGCGCCGCACGCCGGGGCTGCGCCGCGAGGAGGTCGCGCAGCTGGCCGGGGTCGGGGTCACCTGGTACACGTGGCTCGAACAAGGCCGCGACATCAACGCGTCCGAGCAGGTGCTCGACGCGATCTCCCGCACCCTGCGGCTCGACCCGCACGAGCACACGCACCTGTTCACCCTCGCCGGCGCGCCCGAACCGCCGCTGGAGAAGGACTGCAAGCTCCTCAGCCAGAACATCCATCGGATGATGGGCAAACTGGAGCCGTTCCCGGTCTGCGTGCGCAACGCGCGGTGCGACATCCTCGCCTACAACCGCGCTTACGACTGGCTGATGGGCGGCCTCGACGACATCCCGTTCGAGGAGCGCAACACGCTGATCCAGTGCCTGACCAATCCCGAGTGGCGCCGCAGGCTCCCGGACTGGGAGCTCAACCTGCCCCGGGTGGTCGCCGGTTTCCGCGCCGCGATGGCGGAACACATCGCCGAACCGGCGTGGAAGAACCTGGTCAAGCGGCTGCGGCAGGAGTCCGACCTCTTCGAGCGGATGTGGAAGGAACACGACGTCTCCACCGAACGGATCGTGCTCAAGCGCTACCTGCACCCGGACGCCGGCCTGCTGCGGTTCGAATTCTCGTACCTGTACCTCGGGCGGCGTTCCGAGATCTCCCTGGCGACGCTGACCCCGGCGGACGAAGAGACCGCGGCGAAACTGCCCAGCTCCTTCTGA